One genomic window of Clostridioides sp. ES-S-0054-01 includes the following:
- a CDS encoding ferredoxin — MKANVNQDTCIGCGLCPSICPEVFDMKDDGKSHVIVDEVPSDAEESAAEARESCPVDAIDVH; from the coding sequence ATGAAAGCAAATGTTAATCAAGATACTTGCATAGGTTGTGGATTATGTCCATCAATATGTCCAGAAGTATTTGATATGAAGGATGATGGGAAATCACATGTTATAGTTGACGAAGTACCAAGTGATGCTGAAGAATCAGCAGCAGAAGCTAGAGAAAGCTGTCCAGTTGATGCAATAGATGTGCATTAA
- a CDS encoding YitT family protein encodes MARRLFLERIGLIFLGSAILAFGVYNFYYLNNITEGGVLGILLLLKNLFNIQPAIANVVIDGLLLLVGYKFFGKKFLIYSIVASITFSMLYDLFEAIGPLVPQSQNMLLSTVLAGITVGTGVGIVVKAGCASGGDDALALVISKTTSLNIGQVYLATDVIVLLLSLFYLSAFDIFYSLIAVTISGKVIDFIYYHGKSLDMDMSNDIVP; translated from the coding sequence ATGGCCAGGCGGTTATTTTTAGAAAGGATTGGACTTATATTTTTAGGTTCAGCAATATTAGCATTTGGAGTTTACAATTTTTATTATTTAAACAACATAACAGAAGGTGGAGTGTTAGGTATTTTACTACTGTTAAAAAATTTATTCAATATACAACCAGCAATAGCAAATGTTGTAATAGATGGTTTACTACTTTTAGTAGGATATAAATTTTTCGGTAAAAAATTCCTGATATATTCAATAGTAGCTTCTATAACTTTTTCAATGCTATACGACTTATTTGAAGCTATAGGACCTCTAGTACCACAATCACAAAATATGCTTTTATCAACTGTTTTGGCAGGTATAACTGTTGGAACTGGTGTAGGTATAGTAGTAAAAGCAGGTTGTGCATCAGGAGGAGACGATGCTTTAGCATTAGTAATTTCTAAGACTACATCTTTGAACATAGGGCAAGTTTATTTAGCAACAGATGTTATTGTATTGTTGTTATCATTATTTTATCTATCAGCTTTTGACATTTTTTACTCTTTGATTGCTGTTACAATTAGTGGAAAGGTAATTGATTTTATTTATTATCATGGTAAAAGTTTGGATATGGATATGAGTAATGATATAGTTCCATAA
- the thiD gene encoding bifunctional hydroxymethylpyrimidine kinase/phosphomethylpyrimidine kinase: protein MSNYKIPTLTIAGSDSSGGAGIQADLKTFSAIGTYGMSVITAITAQNTQGVFAVEDLSKEIIKKQIEAVFEDIPPKAVKIGMVSSPEIILEIVENLKRYSPKYLVVDPVMISKSGYYLLKPEAKENLIKHLIPLAYIITPNIPEAEEITGIKIHNVDDMNRVGKEILQLGPKFVLMKGGHLDGEAVDILVGKNIFKVYKSERIDKKNTHGTGCTLSSAITSYLALGYEMTEAVNLSKIYITEAIKRSFDIGHGVGPVHHFYKFE from the coding sequence ATGAGCAATTATAAGATACCAACGCTTACGATAGCTGGGTCAGATTCATCTGGAGGAGCTGGAATTCAGGCAGATTTGAAAACTTTTAGTGCAATTGGAACTTATGGCATGAGTGTAATAACAGCCATAACAGCACAAAATACTCAAGGAGTTTTTGCTGTAGAAGATTTAAGTAAGGAAATAATAAAAAAACAGATAGAGGCAGTATTTGAAGATATACCTCCAAAAGCTGTAAAAATAGGAATGGTTTCAAGCCCTGAAATTATACTTGAAATAGTTGAGAATCTAAAGAGATACAGTCCAAAATATTTGGTAGTAGACCCAGTGATGATATCTAAAAGTGGATATTATCTATTAAAGCCAGAGGCAAAAGAAAACTTAATTAAACATTTGATACCACTTGCATACATAATTACACCAAATATACCAGAGGCAGAAGAAATTACAGGAATAAAAATACATAATGTAGATGATATGAATAGAGTAGGAAAAGAAATACTACAGCTTGGACCTAAATTTGTACTTATGAAAGGAGGTCATTTAGATGGAGAAGCAGTGGATATTTTAGTTGGTAAAAATATATTTAAAGTTTATAAAAGCGAAAGAATTGATAAAAAAAATACACATGGAACAGGATGTACATTATCTTCTGCAATAACATCTTATTTAGCATTAGGATATGAAATGACAGAAGCAGTAAATTTAAGTAAAATCTATATAACAGAAGCAATAAAAAGAAGTTTTGATATAGGGCATGGAGTAGGGCCAGTACATCATTTTTATAAATTTGAATAA
- a CDS encoding IS3 family transposase: MLKKVKYPIGQVKVSDKFKTIKLMSRKYSISSMCKLIGVSRSGYYKWLSYSKKSSDRGIKDRIIKDYIIEIHKKYRGTYGRKRICTYLNKILDSPINHKRVYRLMKELGIKSIIRKKVYRRKFKSYEIYDNILNREFRANQPLEKICMDITYIPIGKKFLYMNVAKDLFNGEIVAYEISTKMDTKLVNNTVNQLINMNLAKDCILHTDQGSQYTSRSYSKRLKDNGIIQSMSRRGNCWDNAPIESFFSHFKSELIYLIDTTDPKKMISLINDYIYFYNNERIQLKNGMSPIEYRTHCA, translated from the coding sequence ATTCTTAAAAAAGTTAAGTACCCTATTGGACAAGTCAAAGTAAGCGATAAATTTAAAACAATTAAACTTATGTCTAGGAAGTATAGTATTTCTAGTATGTGTAAGTTGATAGGTGTGTCAAGAAGCGGTTACTATAAATGGCTAAGTTATTCTAAAAAATCTTCCGATAGGGGTATCAAAGATAGAATTATTAAGGATTATATAATTGAAATACATAAAAAATATAGAGGAACTTACGGTAGAAAAAGAATTTGTACTTATTTAAATAAAATACTTGATAGCCCTATTAATCATAAGAGAGTATATAGGTTGATGAAAGAACTAGGTATTAAATCTATTATTAGAAAGAAAGTATATAGACGTAAGTTTAAATCATATGAGATATATGATAATATATTAAATCGTGAATTTAGAGCTAATCAACCATTAGAAAAAATTTGTATGGATATAACATACATACCTATCGGTAAAAAATTCTTATATATGAATGTAGCCAAAGATTTATTTAATGGTGAAATAGTGGCATATGAGATAAGTACAAAAATGGATACTAAATTAGTTAATAATACAGTAAATCAACTAATAAATATGAATTTAGCTAAAGATTGTATTTTACATACAGATCAAGGTTCACAATATACAAGTAGATCTTACTCTAAAAGGCTTAAGGATAATGGTATTATACAATCAATGTCCCGAAGGGGCAACTGCTGGGATAATGCTCCCATAGAAAGTTTTTTCAGTCATTTTAAATCTGAATTAATATATTTAATTGATACTACAGATCCAAAGAAAATGATTAGTCTAATAAATGATTATATTTATTTTTATAATAATGAAAGAATACAATTAAAAAACGGAATGAGTCCGATTGAATATCGAACTCATTGTGCGTAA
- the cysE gene encoding serine O-acetyltransferase has translation MFKKINKDIEYIMKNDPAARSKIEVFLLYPSVHAMILHRMAHALYKKKMLFTARLISQISRFMTGIEIHPGAKMGEGILIDHGMGVVIGETAEVGNRVTIYQGATLGATGKDTGKRHPTVGDDVLIGAGTKILGPLNIGSNSKIGANSVVVKDVPNDATVVGIPAKIVKIRNLEPVKKNKKEVAYEHYELDNVYYI, from the coding sequence TTGTTTAAGAAAATAAATAAAGATATTGAATATATAATGAAAAATGACCCAGCAGCTAGGTCTAAGATAGAAGTCTTTTTACTTTATCCATCAGTTCATGCAATGATATTGCATAGGATGGCTCATGCTCTTTATAAAAAGAAGATGCTTTTTACAGCAAGATTAATATCCCAGATATCCAGATTTATGACTGGTATAGAAATACATCCTGGTGCTAAAATGGGTGAAGGTATATTGATAGACCATGGAATGGGTGTTGTAATTGGGGAGACAGCTGAAGTAGGTAATAGGGTAACAATATATCAAGGAGCTACTTTAGGAGCTACAGGAAAAGATACTGGAAAGAGACATCCAACTGTTGGTGATGATGTACTAATTGGTGCTGGAACAAAAATACTAGGACCTTTAAATATAGGTTCAAATTCAAAAATTGGTGCAAATTCGGTTGTTGTTAAGGATGTACCTAATGATGCAACAGTTGTTGGTATACCAGCAAAGATAGTAAAAATAAGAAACCTAGAACCTGTAAAAAAGAATAAAAAAGAAGTAGCCTATGAGCATTATGAATTAGACAATGTATATTATATATAG
- a CDS encoding ABC transporter permease translates to MLNILWRSMKWRFKNPISFVVTILQPFLWLVLYSSIANQSMNNMNISNYTAFILPGIIVLVVFSSCSSGGIINFIMKNSGSFYRVLIAPISRYSIVLGQLLEAILVSFLEVAILCIVSIFFSVRIESGIGGIILMIVLIFMTAFFLSSLAYSISLLLPNEIVYETIMTAIVLPIFFLSSALFPIENLSGGLKVAVMLNPFTHVINALRSLIFGETILIGDILPVILLFLILCCASFSLAMWRLKKEMVS, encoded by the coding sequence ATGTTAAATATCTTATGGCGTAGTATGAAATGGCGTTTTAAAAATCCAATTTCATTTGTAGTTACTATATTACAACCTTTTCTTTGGCTTGTACTTTATAGCTCTATTGCAAACCAAAGTATGAATAATATGAATATCAGTAATTATACTGCTTTTATACTACCAGGTATCATTGTACTGGTTGTGTTTTCTTCATGTAGTAGTGGTGGTATCATCAACTTCATAATGAAAAACAGTGGAAGTTTCTATAGAGTCTTAATTGCACCTATTAGTAGGTATTCAATCGTCCTTGGTCAATTATTAGAAGCTATCTTAGTTTCTTTTCTAGAAGTAGCTATTTTGTGTATAGTAAGTATATTCTTTTCAGTAAGGATAGAATCTGGCATTGGTGGAATCATACTTATGATAGTACTGATATTTATGACAGCCTTTTTTTTATCAAGTCTAGCTTATTCTATAAGTTTATTATTGCCAAATGAAATAGTTTATGAAACAATTATGACTGCAATTGTACTCCCTATTTTCTTTTTAAGTTCAGCACTTTTCCCTATAGAAAATTTATCTGGAGGATTAAAAGTAGCAGTAATGCTCAATCCATTTACCCATGTTATTAATGCTTTACGTAGCTTAATATTCGGTGAAACTATTCTTATTGGAGATATACTACCTGTTATTCTATTATTCTTAATATTGTGCTGTGCAAGTTTTTCACTTGCTATGTGGAGATTAAAAAAGGAAATGGTAAGCTAA
- a CDS encoding PTS sugar transporter subunit IIB, with amino-acid sequence MIRILLVCVGGMSSTLLVNKMEKDAKKRNIDCKIWAVGEGNIESELGNFDILLLGPQLRFMFDDVKSIVGDRAPVSIIDMVNYGTCNGHAVLNSVLEILK; translated from the coding sequence ATGATTAGGATATTGTTAGTATGTGTTGGAGGTATGTCTTCTACTCTATTGGTAAATAAAATGGAGAAGGATGCAAAAAAAAGAAATATAGACTGTAAAATATGGGCAGTTGGAGAAGGAAATATAGAATCGGAACTTGGTAACTTTGATATTTTACTTCTTGGACCACAACTTAGATTTATGTTTGATGACGTAAAATCTATAGTTGGAGATAGAGCTCCAGTGTCTATAATAGATATGGTAAACTATGGTACTTGTAATGGTCATGCTGTGTTAAATTCAGTTTTAGAAATATTAAAATAA
- the cysK gene encoding cysteine synthase A, producing the protein MLYNNALELIGNTPVVRLNNLGCTNGCSNIYVKLEKVNPAGSIKDRAVYEMLEGLEKRGELKKGDVLVEATSGNTGIALSMIGKLKGYEVVIVMPETMSVERRDLMKAYGANLVLTDGKAGMAGSIEKANELLKENPNYKSLKQFENRDNPNAHYKTTAVEIMNDVKDLDIFVCGVGTGGTLIGTARYLKEQNPNIRVVALEPKKSPAISENKTGPHKIQGIGANFVPENYDSSVVDEVILVDDEDAFDTVKLLAAKEGILVGISSGANIFGAIEMAKKYPDKKIVTVAPDGVDKYMSMGIF; encoded by the coding sequence ATGTTATATAATAACGCATTAGAGTTGATAGGAAACACACCTGTAGTAAGGCTGAATAATTTAGGTTGTACTAACGGGTGTTCTAACATATATGTAAAATTAGAAAAAGTAAATCCAGCAGGAAGTATAAAAGATAGAGCAGTTTATGAAATGTTAGAAGGGTTAGAGAAAAGAGGAGAACTAAAAAAGGGAGATGTATTAGTAGAAGCAACTAGTGGAAACACTGGTATTGCATTATCTATGATAGGAAAATTAAAAGGATATGAAGTAGTAATCGTGATGCCTGAAACGATGAGTGTTGAGAGAAGAGATTTAATGAAGGCTTATGGAGCAAATTTGGTACTTACAGATGGTAAAGCTGGAATGGCAGGTTCTATAGAAAAGGCAAATGAACTTTTAAAAGAAAATCCAAACTATAAAAGCTTAAAACAATTTGAAAATAGAGATAATCCAAACGCACATTATAAAACAACAGCAGTTGAAATTATGAATGATGTTAAAGATTTAGATATATTTGTATGTGGAGTAGGAACAGGTGGTACTTTAATAGGAACTGCTAGGTATTTAAAAGAACAAAATCCAAACATAAGAGTAGTTGCACTTGAACCAAAAAAATCTCCAGCTATATCAGAAAACAAGACTGGACCTCATAAAATACAAGGGATAGGTGCTAACTTTGTTCCTGAAAATTATGATTCTAGTGTAGTTGATGAAGTAATATTAGTAGATGATGAAGATGCATTTGATACAGTTAAATTACTTGCAGCAAAAGAGGGAATTTTAGTAGGTATCTCTTCTGGAGCAAATATATTTGGTGCTATAGAAATGGCAAAAAAGTATCCAGATAAAAAGATAGTTACAGTAGCTCCAGATGGAGTTGATAAGTATATGTCGATGGGAATATTTTAA
- the thiE gene encoding thiamine phosphate synthase — MIDKEYLKKYLKLYLVTDSEMLEGRDFCKCIEDAIVSGITTVQLREKNTSGREFLKKAMELREITKRYGVKFIVNDRVDIALICDADGVHVGQSDIDAREVRKLIGNDKILGVSARTLEEAIHAKNDGADYLGVGSIFTTSTKLDAKSASFETVKEIREKVDIPFVLIGGIKLDNVDKLKCLDSDGYAIISAILKAEDISKEVEKWILKI, encoded by the coding sequence ATGATAGATAAAGAATATTTAAAAAAATACTTAAAGTTGTACTTAGTAACTGACTCTGAAATGCTTGAAGGGAGAGATTTTTGCAAATGTATTGAAGATGCAATAGTTTCTGGAATAACAACTGTACAACTTAGAGAAAAAAATACTTCTGGAAGAGAGTTTTTAAAAAAAGCTATGGAGCTTAGAGAAATAACTAAAAGATATGGAGTTAAATTTATAGTAAATGATAGAGTGGATATAGCACTTATCTGTGATGCAGATGGAGTGCATGTAGGTCAAAGTGACATTGATGCGAGAGAAGTTAGAAAACTTATAGGAAACGATAAGATACTAGGTGTATCAGCAAGGACTTTAGAAGAAGCTATTCATGCAAAAAATGATGGTGCAGATTATTTAGGAGTAGGGTCTATATTTACGACATCTACTAAATTAGATGCAAAATCAGCTTCATTTGAAACTGTTAAAGAAATTAGAGAAAAAGTAGATATACCATTTGTACTAATTGGAGGTATAAAATTAGACAATGTAGATAAACTTAAATGTTTAGATAGTGATGGGTATGCTATAATATCAGCCATACTAAAAGCTGAAGATATATCTAAAGAAGTAGAAAAGTGGATATTAAAAATATAA
- a CDS encoding methionyl aminopeptidase encodes MKLNRNDSCWCGSTKKYKKCHMDMDNKIDSFAKLGHIVPTHDIIKNPKQIEEIKKSAVINTKILDYISDKIEIGMSTEDINKLVHDFTVQNGAIPAPLDYNGFPKSVCTSINNEVCHGIPSKDIILKDGDIINVDISTIFNGYYSDASRMFMLGNVNENAKKLVQVTKECVQKGLEAAKPWGFLGDIGDAINSYAKKNGYSVVREIGGHGVGLSFHEDPFVSYVSKKGTEMLLVPGMIFTIEPMVNEGTHEIFIDEENNWTIYTRDGKLSAQWECMVLVTETSVEILTE; translated from the coding sequence ATGAAGTTGAATAGAAATGATAGTTGTTGGTGTGGAAGTACTAAAAAATATAAAAAATGCCATATGGATATGGATAATAAAATAGATTCATTTGCAAAGCTAGGTCATATTGTACCAACTCATGATATTATTAAAAATCCAAAACAAATTGAAGAAATAAAAAAGAGTGCAGTAATAAATACAAAGATTTTAGATTATATTTCAGATAAAATTGAAATTGGAATGTCTACAGAAGATATAAATAAATTGGTTCATGACTTTACAGTACAAAATGGAGCTATTCCTGCTCCACTGGACTACAATGGATTTCCTAAGAGTGTATGTACATCAATAAACAATGAAGTGTGTCATGGTATTCCTAGTAAGGACATTATCTTAAAAGATGGAGACATTATAAATGTAGATATTTCTACTATTTTTAATGGATACTATTCAGATGCTTCAAGAATGTTTATGTTAGGTAATGTTAATGAAAATGCAAAAAAACTAGTTCAAGTTACCAAAGAATGTGTTCAAAAAGGTCTTGAGGCTGCTAAACCATGGGGGTTCTTAGGCGATATAGGTGATGCTATTAACTCTTATGCAAAAAAAAATGGCTACTCTGTTGTTAGAGAAATTGGTGGGCATGGAGTTGGCTTAAGCTTTCATGAAGACCCTTTTGTAAGTTACGTATCTAAAAAAGGAACTGAGATGTTATTGGTTCCTGGAATGATATTCACAATAGAACCTATGGTAAATGAAGGAACTCACGAAATTTTTATTGATGAAGAAAATAATTGGACTATCTATACAAGAGATGGTAAATTATCTGCTCAATGGGAGTGTATGGTTTTAGTTACAGAAACAAGTGTTGAAATATTGACTGAATAA
- a CDS encoding sugar ABC transporter substrate-binding protein produces MKKLMKHLALLLSLIMIFSLVGCSNSGSKGKEGEKKIAVLLPGSTGYFVATKQGIDAKSKELGVSVEYADAQWDASKQLSQAEDFMAKGVDMIALCGVDSAVSERIVKAANDSDVPIIAFTNSIGSNPTGEFKGLVTYIGQNEEETGALTGKIAKNLLGEAGGKAVLIEGVPGTTPQVLRKKGLEKELKDSNIKIVYNQTSNWEKEQALKVTEDLIQKKTDFNVIICQDDNSATGAGQALKDAGLKDKVKVIGLGGSKDGLKAITDGLIDGTTYMSAVEEGGLVVEKVSKFLKGEKVEPVTQIKQVEVNKDNISEFKGEW; encoded by the coding sequence ATGAAAAAGTTAATGAAACATTTAGCATTATTGTTATCGCTTATTATGATATTCAGCTTAGTTGGATGTTCAAATAGTGGTAGCAAAGGAAAAGAGGGAGAGAAGAAAATAGCAGTATTACTGCCAGGTTCAACAGGTTACTTTGTAGCAACTAAACAAGGTATAGATGCAAAATCTAAAGAATTAGGTGTAAGTGTAGAATATGCAGATGCTCAATGGGATGCTAGTAAACAATTATCACAGGCAGAAGATTTTATGGCTAAGGGGGTAGATATGATTGCATTATGTGGAGTTGATTCTGCTGTAAGTGAGAGAATAGTTAAAGCTGCTAATGATTCAGATGTTCCTATAATAGCATTTACAAATTCTATAGGAAGTAACCCAACTGGAGAATTTAAAGGTTTAGTTACGTATATAGGACAAAATGAGGAAGAGACTGGAGCATTGACAGGTAAAATTGCTAAAAACTTATTAGGAGAAGCTGGTGGAAAGGCTGTATTAATAGAAGGTGTTCCAGGAACTACTCCACAAGTATTAAGAAAAAAAGGGCTTGAAAAAGAACTAAAAGATAGTAATATAAAAATAGTTTATAATCAAACTTCAAATTGGGAGAAAGAACAAGCTTTAAAAGTAACAGAAGATTTAATTCAAAAGAAAACTGATTTTAATGTTATAATATGCCAAGATGATAACTCTGCTACAGGAGCAGGACAAGCTTTAAAAGATGCTGGTCTTAAAGATAAAGTTAAAGTTATAGGTTTGGGTGGAAGTAAAGATGGATTAAAAGCTATAACTGATGGATTAATAGATGGTACAACTTATATGTCTGCTGTTGAAGAAGGAGGATTAGTCGTAGAAAAAGTATCTAAGTTCCTTAAAGGTGAAAAAGTAGAACCTGTCACACAAATTAAACAAGTTGAAGTTAACAAGGACAATATTTCAGAGTTCAAGGGTGAATGGTAA
- the thiM gene encoding hydroxyethylthiazole kinase, protein MYNLIKDVKELNPLVIHYTNNVTINDCANVTLAIGASPLMSFSYEEVEEMVSIANSVVINIGTMNSNMLDLFLLAGKAANKYNKPVILDPVGVFASNARAELTSRLLNEVKFNVVKGNMAEIKFIGGFDVRGKGVDSFDEEEDSTDIIRKVSEKLECIIVATGKTDIITNGKSTYKINNGTNKLKGITGTGCMTASLIASFMAVTDNILEAATMGVLTMSLSGELANLNNPPIGTFKENLMNAVYQMDIDTLSKNSSIEFLNE, encoded by the coding sequence ATGTATAATTTAATTAAGGACGTAAAAGAACTAAATCCATTGGTAATTCATTATACTAATAATGTAACTATAAATGATTGTGCTAATGTAACTTTAGCTATAGGAGCAAGTCCTCTTATGAGTTTTTCATATGAGGAAGTAGAAGAAATGGTAAGTATAGCAAACTCTGTAGTAATAAATATAGGAACTATGAATTCAAATATGTTAGATTTATTTTTATTAGCAGGAAAAGCAGCAAATAAGTACAATAAACCTGTTATATTAGACCCAGTTGGAGTATTTGCAAGCAATGCTAGGGCAGAACTTACAAGTAGACTTTTAAATGAAGTCAAATTTAATGTTGTTAAGGGGAATATGGCAGAAATAAAGTTTATAGGTGGTTTTGATGTAAGGGGGAAAGGTGTAGATTCATTTGATGAAGAAGAAGATTCTACTGATATAATAAGAAAGGTTTCTGAAAAGCTTGAATGTATAATCGTAGCAACTGGGAAAACAGATATAATAACTAATGGTAAAAGTACATATAAAATAAACAATGGAACTAATAAATTAAAAGGAATTACAGGGACTGGATGTATGACTGCTAGCTTGATTGCAAGTTTTATGGCTGTTACTGATAATATATTAGAAGCAGCAACAATGGGTGTTCTTACAATGTCTTTAAGTGGAGAATTGGCTAATTTAAATAATCCACCAATAGGGACATTTAAAGAAAATCTTATGAACGCTGTTTATCAAATGGACATAGATACTTTAAGTAAAAATTCTAGTATTGAATTTTTAAATGAATAA
- a CDS encoding GIY-YIG nuclease family protein, protein MYFTYIIRCKDDSLYTGYTSDIVRRMNEHKSGINSKYTRAKGFKKLEIYFATNTKSNAMKLECYIKKLTRNKKLSIIKNPDVLIDLIDNKYDYVIGKELEELA, encoded by the coding sequence ATGTATTTTACATATATTATAAGATGTAAAGATGATTCTCTATATACTGGATATACTAGTGATATAGTTAGAAGAATGAATGAACATAAGTCGGGAATTAATTCAAAGTATACAAGAGCGAAAGGATTTAAAAAACTAGAAATTTATTTTGCAACCAATACAAAAAGTAATGCAATGAAACTGGAATGTTATATAAAAAAATTAACTAGAAATAAAAAATTGTCTATAATAAAAAATCCAGATGTACTTATAGATTTAATTGACAATAAATATGATTATGTTATTGGAAAAGAACTAGAAGAGTTAGCATAA
- a CDS encoding ABC transporter permease: MKKAFEKLNLRDYGVLLGFLALCIAISIATPSFLGKQNILNLLRQSSIIGIISAGMTFVIISGNFDISVGAVAALAGAITMKFATGGTNLFVSMILGIAICAVIGLINGIVVAKINVPSLIATMAMVTIVRGLLLMLTGGYPITENIPILDYIGNGYLFNIPIPVVIFFIVVFASFIVLNKTKFGRYVYSVGGNQEASKLNGINVDSHKIKVFIINAILAGIAGIVLTGRLGTATAIAGEGYDMDAIASVVIGGTSVAGGSGSVLKTVIGVLLMSVINNSFNLLGIDVYFQYIFKGLIILAAVGFDSYSKKKLASR; encoded by the coding sequence ATGAAGAAAGCTTTTGAGAAATTAAATTTAAGAGATTATGGAGTGTTACTAGGTTTTTTGGCTTTATGTATAGCTATAAGTATTGCAACTCCATCATTTTTAGGTAAACAAAATATACTTAATCTTTTACGACAATCTTCTATAATCGGAATAATTTCAGCAGGGATGACTTTTGTTATAATATCTGGAAACTTTGATATATCAGTTGGAGCAGTAGCAGCTCTTGCAGGTGCTATAACAATGAAATTTGCAACTGGTGGAACTAATTTGTTTGTATCTATGATTTTAGGTATAGCAATTTGTGCAGTAATAGGATTAATCAATGGGATAGTAGTTGCAAAGATAAATGTACCATCACTGATAGCTACTATGGCTATGGTCACTATTGTAAGAGGATTACTATTGATGCTTACAGGAGGATATCCAATTACTGAAAATATACCAATACTTGATTACATTGGAAATGGATATTTGTTTAATATACCAATACCAGTAGTAATTTTCTTTATAGTAGTATTTGCTTCATTTATTGTACTTAATAAAACTAAGTTTGGTAGATACGTTTATTCTGTAGGAGGTAATCAAGAGGCAAGTAAACTTAATGGTATAAATGTAGATTCTCATAAAATAAAAGTATTTATTATTAATGCTATACTTGCAGGGATAGCTGGTATTGTGCTAACTGGAAGACTTGGAACTGCCACTGCGATTGCAGGTGAAGGATACGATATGGATGCAATTGCATCTGTAGTAATAGGAGGTACATCAGTAGCAGGAGGCTCTGGCTCTGTACTTAAAACTGTTATAGGTGTATTACTTATGAGTGTTATAAACAACAGTTTTAATCTTCTTGGAATAGATGTATACTTCCAGTACATATTTAAAGGATTAATAATTTTAGCAGCAGTTGGGTTTGATTCTTATAGCAAGAAAAAGCTTGCTTCAAGATAA
- a CDS encoding transposase yields the protein MSKKHKKYSKELKLKAVNLYIKEGYSSYKIAEMLNIRSKTQVQNWVKDYKNKGKTAFNDETRGRFKNISLENDNRKFKSVEEELKYLRMENEFLKKLSTLLDKSK from the coding sequence ATGTCTAAAAAACACAAAAAATATAGCAAAGAACTTAAACTAAAAGCTGTAAACTTATATATAAAAGAAGGATACTCATCATACAAAATTGCTGAGATGCTGAATATAAGAAGCAAAACACAAGTTCAAAACTGGGTAAAAGATTATAAAAATAAAGGTAAAACTGCATTTAATGATGAAACTAGGGGCAGATTTAAAAATATTAGTCTAGAAAATGATAATAGAAAATTTAAATCTGTTGAAGAAGAATTGAAGTACTTACGCATGGAGAATGAATTCTTAAAAAAGTTAAGTACCCTATTGGACAAGTCAAAGTAA